A genomic segment from Nitratiruptor sp. YY08-10 encodes:
- a CDS encoding DUF448 domain-containing protein, translating into MCIHCRKREPQEKLIRVQCIEKKITRYQGVGRSFYICNSCLDDKKLQKSLARICKIDPISALKMLKEIVDNG; encoded by the coding sequence ATGTGCATACATTGCAGAAAAAGAGAGCCGCAAGAGAAGCTGATAAGAGTGCAATGTATAGAAAAGAAAATTACTCGTTACCAGGGGGTTGGAAGAAGCTTTTATATATGCAATTCCTGCTTGGATGACAAAAAACTGCAAAAAAGCCTCGCTCGAATCTGTAAAATAGATCCAATTTCGGCTTTGAAAATGTTAAAGGAGATTGTAGATAATGGATAA